A genomic stretch from Halobellus sp. LT62 includes:
- a CDS encoding EamA family transporter yields the protein MVSTGIALAFGSLLLFGGWAVAAGLATRSISTANAVFLSYVASIGVAGAYVLAAKQPITGTRADAGFALASGTFLAAGSISFYAALTRGSMAVVSAIAALYFVVPAIVGIAYLDVAVTTTNVVGLVLAAVAVVLIAL from the coding sequence ATGGTCTCGACGGGAATCGCACTGGCGTTCGGATCGCTGCTGTTGTTCGGCGGGTGGGCGGTGGCGGCCGGCCTCGCGACGCGGTCGATCTCGACCGCCAACGCGGTGTTTCTGTCCTACGTCGCGAGCATCGGGGTCGCCGGGGCGTACGTCCTCGCCGCGAAGCAACCGATCACCGGCACGAGAGCGGACGCGGGGTTCGCGCTCGCCTCCGGCACGTTCCTCGCGGCCGGGAGCATCAGTTTCTACGCCGCCCTGACCCGCGGGAGCATGGCCGTCGTGTCGGCCATCGCCGCGCTGTATTTCGTCGTTCCCGCGATCGTCGGCATCGCGTACCTCGACGTCGCCGTGACGACGACGAACGTCGTCGGACTCGTTCTCGCGGCCGTCGCCGTGGTCCTGATCGCGTTGTGA
- a CDS encoding aldehyde ferredoxin oxidoreductase C-terminal domain-containing protein encodes MLHAKGPLLTIDLTERTTTRTDIDDLLADTIGGRATATHLAHDRIPFDADPFGPENRLYLSTGPLQHSRMSFTGRMNMTALSPLTDGLLSSNAGGYLSRNFTGTGNSVVEFVGSSDELLAVHVRDDGVTFEAVPELDGALVPEVSDYAEEHYDLGPDNCVAIGPAGENQVRFASAMTFDSRAFGRGGLGAVLGAKNVKLITFDGDAEQSVEVPADAAAEVHRAAATADDSMKRQGTAGGTEFINDNFSLPTRYFEEYEFEHAADIGGDAVEEKKYKKAACSQCAFACKLPTRDEEQGVETEGPEFETIYSFGSNQGVGDLVDIMKANELCDQYGMDTVSAGVTVAAYLASEGEFGNAELAQEVTEQIARREGVGDLLAEGVHRAHGELGVDDMTMKGMEFAAHDGRVLHGLGLQYAVANRGGDHLYAEMMGLTYGGVIDAEGTTDKIETLIEQENYCAFRDSGVVCAFSGQYIDEEAFEALFDADYDELLAVGEGVIERERHFNNRRGFDRSDDELPYDLPEVDAAIDAYYAAREWDNDGTVPDARFDAGAAATPADD; translated from the coding sequence ATGCTTCACGCGAAGGGCCCGCTCCTCACAATCGATCTCACGGAGCGAACGACGACGCGAACCGACATCGACGACCTCCTCGCGGACACGATCGGCGGCCGCGCGACGGCGACGCACCTCGCGCACGACCGGATTCCGTTCGACGCCGACCCGTTCGGTCCCGAAAACCGGCTCTATCTCTCGACAGGGCCGCTCCAGCACTCGCGGATGAGTTTCACGGGGCGGATGAATATGACCGCGCTCTCGCCGCTGACCGACGGCCTGCTCTCCTCGAACGCGGGCGGCTACCTCTCGCGGAACTTCACCGGGACGGGCAACAGCGTCGTGGAGTTCGTCGGATCGAGCGACGAACTGCTCGCCGTCCACGTCCGCGACGACGGCGTGACGTTCGAGGCGGTGCCGGAACTCGACGGGGCGCTCGTTCCCGAGGTGAGCGACTACGCCGAGGAGCACTACGACCTCGGCCCCGACAACTGCGTCGCGATCGGCCCGGCCGGCGAGAATCAGGTTCGGTTCGCCAGCGCGATGACGTTCGACTCGCGGGCGTTCGGCCGCGGCGGCCTCGGCGCGGTGCTCGGCGCGAAGAACGTCAAACTGATCACGTTCGACGGTGACGCCGAGCAGTCGGTCGAGGTGCCCGCCGACGCGGCCGCGGAGGTCCACCGCGCGGCGGCCACCGCCGACGACTCGATGAAGCGGCAGGGAACCGCCGGCGGCACCGAGTTCATCAACGACAACTTCTCGCTGCCGACGCGGTACTTCGAGGAGTACGAGTTCGAGCACGCCGCCGACATCGGCGGCGACGCCGTCGAGGAGAAGAAGTACAAGAAGGCGGCGTGCTCGCAGTGTGCGTTCGCCTGCAAGCTCCCCACGCGCGACGAGGAACAGGGAGTCGAGACGGAGGGCCCGGAGTTCGAGACCATCTACTCGTTCGGATCGAATCAGGGCGTCGGCGACCTCGTCGACATTATGAAGGCGAACGAACTGTGCGACCAGTACGGGATGGACACCGTTTCCGCGGGCGTCACCGTCGCCGCCTACCTCGCCAGCGAAGGGGAGTTCGGGAACGCCGAACTCGCACAGGAGGTCACAGAGCAGATCGCGCGGCGCGAGGGCGTCGGCGACCTGCTCGCGGAGGGCGTCCACCGCGCGCACGGCGAACTCGGCGTCGACGACATGACGATGAAGGGAATGGAGTTCGCCGCCCACGACGGGCGCGTCCTGCACGGACTCGGCCTCCAGTACGCCGTCGCCAACCGCGGCGGCGACCACCTCTACGCCGAGATGATGGGACTCACCTACGGCGGCGTCATCGACGCGGAGGGCACCACCGACAAGATCGAGACACTGATCGAACAGGAGAACTACTGCGCGTTCCGCGACTCCGGCGTCGTCTGCGCGTTCTCCGGGCAGTACATCGACGAGGAGGCCTTCGAGGCCCTGTTCGACGCCGACTACGACGAGTTGCTCGCGGTGGGCGAGGGCGTCATCGAGCGCGAGCGGCACTTCAACAACCGCCGCGGGTTCGACCGGAGCGACGACGAGCTCCCGTACGACCTGCCCGAGGTCGACGCCGCGATCGACGCGTACTACGCGGCCCGCGAGTGGGACAACGACGGCACCGTCCCGGACGCGCGCTTCGACGCCGGCGCGGCCGCGACGCCGGCGGACGACTGA
- the lipA gene encoding lipoyl synthase, whose translation MLRNHNISIFGEGDGARKSHPQAFARPPKEGSMSGRRKPDWLKMRPPSGRQFTDIKSTLRDRDLHTVCEEANCPNMGECWSGRNGPGTATFMLMGDRCSRGCNFCDVETGGMEALDPDEPANVADAVAEIGLDYVVLTSVDRDDLPDQGAGHFARTIREIKDRDPGILVEVLIPDFQGEPDLVRKIIEAGPDVIAHNIETVERLQWPVRDRRADYEQSLSVLEQVSEESDVYTKTSIMLGLGEYDHEIYQTLSDLREADVDVVTLGQYLQPSRSHLDVFEYVHPDAFETWRAVAEDELDFLYCASGPMVRSSYKAGELFVDAVLREGKSVEAARQEARAAGT comes from the coding sequence GTGCTACGGAACCACAATATAAGCATTTTTGGGGAAGGAGACGGCGCACGGAAGAGCCACCCGCAGGCTTTTGCTCGCCCGCCCAAAGAGGGGAGTATGAGCGGCAGGCGGAAACCCGACTGGTTGAAGATGCGCCCGCCGTCGGGGCGTCAGTTCACCGACATCAAGTCGACGCTCCGCGATCGGGACCTCCACACGGTCTGTGAGGAGGCGAACTGCCCGAACATGGGCGAGTGCTGGAGCGGCCGCAACGGCCCCGGGACGGCGACGTTTATGCTGATGGGCGATCGGTGCTCGCGCGGCTGTAACTTCTGCGACGTCGAGACCGGCGGGATGGAGGCGCTCGATCCCGACGAGCCCGCGAACGTCGCCGACGCGGTCGCCGAGATCGGACTCGACTACGTCGTGCTCACCTCGGTCGACCGCGACGACCTCCCGGATCAAGGTGCCGGGCACTTCGCGCGGACGATCCGCGAGATCAAGGATCGCGATCCGGGGATCTTGGTCGAGGTGCTCATTCCGGATTTCCAAGGGGAACCCGATCTCGTGCGGAAGATCATCGAGGCCGGCCCTGACGTGATCGCGCACAACATCGAGACGGTCGAGCGGCTCCAGTGGCCCGTGCGGGACCGTCGCGCGGACTACGAGCAGTCGCTGTCGGTCTTAGAGCAGGTGTCCGAGGAGTCCGACGTCTACACCAAAACGTCGATTATGCTCGGTCTCGGCGAGTACGACCACGAGATCTATCAGACGCTCTCGGACCTGCGGGAGGCCGACGTCGACGTCGTCACGCTGGGGCAGTACCTCCAGCCCTCTCGCTCGCATCTGGACGTCTTCGAGTACGTCCACCCGGACGCCTTCGAGACGTGGCGCGCGGTCGCGGAGGACGAACTCGACTTCCTCTACTGCGCGTCGGGCCCGATGGTCCGCTCGTCGTACAAGGCAGGAGAGCTGTTCGTCGACGCCGTGCTGCGAGAGGGCAAGAGTGTCGAGGCCGCCCGGCAGGAAGCCCGCGCGGCCGGGACCTAG
- a CDS encoding DUF91 domain-containing protein, giving the protein MSETIRVFAGDCTTTFEGDRARTQRGRVAIVVKPDRTVLVHDADGYQPVAWLTRPDSLTVETDDGGFGLVARAGEQVLRVVSHETSGWAEYPVTEAGVPVGRHPDTDEPLVRAGGDVRGLDTDVRYPLPAGATVLDEPCDVCGLSKIRAEAGAAFELCLDRSCESLDDAVRDRFDGKWTCPDCGSPLRIIRRGGRLLAGCDAYPDCESAFAIPAGVVVDDCDCGLPVFETARGRRCLDATCDRFEVAR; this is encoded by the coding sequence ATGTCCGAGACGATTCGCGTCTTCGCCGGCGACTGCACGACGACTTTCGAAGGGGATCGCGCCCGCACACAGCGGGGTCGAGTCGCGATCGTGGTCAAGCCCGACCGCACCGTCCTCGTCCACGACGCCGACGGCTACCAGCCGGTCGCGTGGCTGACGCGCCCCGATTCGCTCACGGTCGAGACCGACGACGGAGGGTTCGGCCTCGTCGCCCGCGCGGGCGAGCAAGTCCTCCGCGTCGTCTCTCACGAGACGTCGGGTTGGGCCGAGTACCCGGTCACCGAGGCCGGCGTCCCGGTCGGAAGACACCCCGACACCGACGAACCGCTGGTGCGCGCGGGCGGCGACGTCCGCGGGCTCGATACCGACGTCCGTTACCCGCTCCCGGCGGGCGCGACGGTCCTCGACGAGCCTTGCGACGTCTGCGGCCTCTCGAAGATCCGCGCGGAGGCGGGCGCGGCCTTCGAGCTCTGTCTCGATCGCTCGTGTGAGTCGCTCGATGACGCCGTCCGCGATCGCTTCGACGGCAAGTGGACTTGCCCCGACTGCGGGTCGCCGCTTCGGATCATCCGCCGCGGCGGCCGCCTGCTCGCCGGCTGCGACGCCTACCCCGACTGCGAGAGCGCGTTCGCCATTCCGGCAGGCGTCGTCGTCGACGACTGCGACTGCGGCCTGCCGGTCTTCGAGACCGCGCGCGGCCGGCGGTGTCTGGACGCGACGTGCGATCGATTCGAGGTCGCGCGCTGA
- a CDS encoding cytosine deaminase translates to MSDYIVTNGRTIAGDVPGLRPADRRESLGNAVDVEIRDGVIDRIVPAGEGDPDAFAADCRYDADGRLLTPPLIEPHVHLDATGTAGDPSWNDSGTLAEGIEVWAEYKKDITVDDILDRATKTVEWYASHGVTRIRTHADTTEPSLTTVEALVELKSRVSDLVDLQVVAFPQDGILTGESNEDLLSEAVEMGVDLVGAIPHNEYTREDGVKSVEIACDLAEKHDLPLDLHIDETDDPGSRFTEVLASESIKRGIGDRVTASHTTATHSYNNAYADKLISMLAESGVSVVTNPPDNSVLQGAYDDYPRRRGHTRIDELRAAGVTVGLGHDSVLDPWYHYGVADPLDAAFILAHYAHMAGRGDVEVLWEMLTAANAEIFGADDYGLAEGNEGSLVVYDSPDGFNALRRQAPRTLVLRDGKPIAETEPSTTTVHRSGGPVPVDYKR, encoded by the coding sequence ATGTCCGACTACATCGTCACGAACGGCCGAACGATCGCCGGCGACGTTCCCGGACTCCGTCCGGCAGACCGCCGAGAGTCGCTCGGCAACGCCGTCGACGTCGAGATCCGCGACGGCGTCATCGATCGAATCGTACCCGCGGGCGAGGGTGACCCGGACGCGTTCGCCGCCGATTGCCGGTACGACGCCGACGGGCGACTGCTCACGCCGCCGCTCATCGAACCGCACGTCCACCTCGACGCGACGGGAACCGCGGGCGACCCCTCGTGGAACGACAGCGGGACGCTCGCGGAGGGCATCGAGGTGTGGGCCGAATACAAGAAGGACATCACCGTCGACGACATCCTCGACCGGGCGACGAAGACGGTGGAGTGGTACGCCTCTCACGGCGTGACGCGGATCCGGACGCACGCCGACACGACCGAGCCGTCGCTGACGACGGTGGAGGCACTGGTCGAGTTGAAATCCCGCGTATCCGACCTCGTCGACCTTCAGGTGGTCGCGTTCCCACAGGACGGCATCCTCACCGGCGAGTCGAACGAGGACCTGCTCTCCGAGGCCGTCGAGATGGGCGTCGACCTCGTCGGCGCGATCCCGCACAACGAGTACACCCGCGAGGACGGGGTGAAAAGCGTCGAGATCGCCTGCGACCTCGCCGAGAAACACGACCTCCCGCTCGATCTCCACATCGACGAGACGGACGATCCGGGCTCGCGGTTTACGGAGGTGCTCGCCAGCGAGTCGATCAAGCGAGGAATCGGTGACCGCGTGACTGCGAGTCACACGACGGCAACGCACTCGTACAACAACGCGTACGCGGACAAGCTGATCTCGATGCTCGCAGAAAGCGGCGTGAGTGTCGTGACGAACCCGCCGGACAACTCCGTCCTGCAGGGCGCGTACGACGACTACCCGCGGCGGCGCGGCCACACGCGAATCGACGAGCTCCGAGCGGCGGGCGTCACGGTCGGCCTCGGCCACGACTCCGTGCTCGATCCGTGGTACCACTACGGCGTCGCCGACCCGCTGGACGCCGCGTTTATCCTCGCGCACTACGCCCACATGGCGGGTCGCGGCGACGTCGAGGTGCTCTGGGAGATGCTCACGGCGGCGAACGCCGAGATCTTCGGCGCGGACGACTACGGACTCGCCGAGGGCAACGAGGGCTCGCTGGTCGTCTACGACAGCCCCGACGGGTTCAACGCGTTGCGGCGGCAAGCGCCGCGGACGCTCGTGCTCAGAGACGGAAAGCCCATCGCGGAGACCGAGCCGAGCACGACGACCGTTCACCGATCGGGCGGACCAGTCCCTGTCGACTACAAGCGGTAA
- a CDS encoding DEAD/DEAH box helicase, with amino-acid sequence MKVAEIVPEFADAFSFDEFNRMQREAAPAILERDENVVAAAPTASGKTALAELAICRALDRGGTALFIAPLRALTNEKESEWERFEELGYSVYVVTGERDLNPRRAERADILVMTPEKTDSATRKHDSARYSFIADVDCCVIDEVHLLDSDTRGGVLEVTVSRLRRICDPRVVALSATMPNIEDVAAWLDAPPETTFEFGDDYRPVDLHAGVQTYTHGDNAFADKYRRLYTALDLAEEHIRDGGQALVFVSSRQDAVRAAGKSRDVIAERDIPMGARGDYDFHNEAKELADDELAKGAPDGVGFHHAGLGKEDRDRVEEWFKDGKIQLLFSTSTLAWGVNLPARCVVIRDTKYHDPLEGEVDISPLDILQMLGRAGRPGYDDVGYGWVVCDRADADKYRKLLREGKEIESRLAEDLDSHLNAEIAMGTIRDLDDVMSWLETTFYYQRAKSKPAQYGFENLRERVRETLESLVARGFVEMGEDLSVGGTALGRLASKYYLRLETAERFHDLCERETISADAILEAVAGAKEFDSVSARQSESDAVDAVLSDVATDFEDGPRKVLAILHAGMENSTPADLRSDAWIIRQNALRLLSALREFLSEFSGPRAANLARRVEARVEHGVPRDAVGLTAVDGIGPNRARTLATGGLHSPADVVAAGADELERAGLSAGVAERIMKNARKFPAIEISWGDFPDRIAPGENEMCDVTVQNAGGGTAAGIRVTVNGVEMSATEAYLSESITVPVGVFGANADELEFTIEVTFPDEPLHPVQATRTVAVDR; translated from the coding sequence GTGAAGGTCGCCGAGATCGTCCCCGAGTTCGCCGACGCGTTCAGCTTCGACGAGTTCAATCGAATGCAGCGGGAGGCCGCGCCCGCGATCCTCGAACGCGACGAGAACGTCGTCGCCGCCGCGCCGACCGCAAGCGGCAAGACCGCCTTGGCGGAACTGGCGATCTGTCGGGCACTCGATCGCGGCGGCACCGCGCTCTTTATCGCCCCGCTGCGCGCGCTCACCAACGAGAAGGAATCCGAGTGGGAGCGCTTCGAGGAACTGGGCTACTCCGTCTACGTCGTCACCGGCGAGCGCGACCTGAACCCCCGACGCGCCGAGCGCGCGGACATCTTGGTGATGACGCCGGAGAAGACCGACTCGGCGACGCGGAAGCACGACTCCGCGCGCTACTCCTTCATCGCCGACGTCGACTGCTGCGTCATCGACGAGGTCCACCTGCTGGATTCGGACACGCGCGGCGGGGTCCTCGAAGTGACCGTCTCCCGACTCCGCCGGATCTGCGATCCGCGCGTCGTCGCGCTCTCGGCGACGATGCCCAACATCGAGGACGTCGCGGCGTGGCTCGACGCCCCGCCGGAGACGACGTTCGAGTTCGGCGACGACTACCGGCCGGTCGACCTCCACGCGGGCGTGCAGACGTACACCCACGGCGACAACGCCTTCGCCGACAAGTACCGGCGGCTCTACACCGCGCTCGATCTCGCCGAAGAGCACATCCGCGACGGCGGGCAGGCGCTCGTGTTCGTCTCCTCGCGGCAGGACGCCGTGCGCGCCGCCGGGAAGTCCCGCGACGTGATCGCCGAGCGCGACATCCCGATGGGCGCGCGCGGCGACTACGACTTCCACAACGAGGCGAAAGAGCTCGCCGACGACGAACTCGCGAAGGGCGCGCCAGACGGTGTCGGCTTCCATCACGCGGGGCTCGGAAAAGAAGACCGCGACCGCGTCGAAGAGTGGTTCAAAGACGGGAAGATCCAGTTACTCTTCTCGACGTCGACGCTCGCGTGGGGCGTGAACCTCCCGGCGCGCTGCGTCGTCATCCGCGACACGAAGTATCACGACCCGCTGGAGGGAGAGGTCGACATCTCGCCGCTCGACATCCTCCAGATGCTCGGGCGCGCGGGCCGCCCCGGCTACGACGACGTCGGTTACGGGTGGGTCGTCTGCGACCGCGCCGACGCCGACAAGTACCGGAAACTGCTGCGCGAGGGCAAGGAGATCGAATCGCGGCTGGCGGAGGATCTGGACTCCCATCTCAACGCCGAGATCGCGATGGGAACGATACGCGATCTCGACGACGTGATGTCGTGGTTGGAGACGACGTTCTACTACCAGCGCGCGAAGTCGAAACCCGCGCAGTACGGCTTCGAGAACCTCCGAGAGCGCGTGCGTGAGACGCTCGAATCGCTCGTCGCCCGCGGCTTCGTCGAGATGGGCGAGGACCTCTCTGTCGGCGGCACCGCGCTCGGCCGACTCGCCTCGAAATACTACCTCCGGTTGGAGACCGCAGAACGTTTTCACGACCTCTGCGAGCGCGAGACGATCTCCGCGGACGCGATCCTCGAAGCCGTCGCGGGTGCGAAAGAGTTCGACTCCGTCTCCGCGCGACAGTCCGAATCCGACGCGGTCGACGCGGTGCTTTCCGACGTCGCGACCGACTTCGAGGACGGCCCGCGGAAGGTGCTCGCGATCCTCCACGCCGGGATGGAAAACAGCACGCCCGCCGACCTGCGCTCGGACGCGTGGATCATCCGGCAGAACGCCTTACGCCTCCTCTCCGCGCTCAGAGAGTTCCTCTCGGAGTTCTCGGGCCCGCGGGCGGCCAACCTCGCGCGTCGGGTCGAAGCGCGCGTCGAACACGGCGTCCCGCGCGACGCGGTCGGCCTCACCGCGGTCGACGGGATCGGTCCCAACCGGGCGCGGACGCTCGCGACGGGCGGCCTCCACAGCCCCGCCGACGTCGTCGCCGCCGGGGCCGACGAACTCGAACGGGCTGGGCTCTCCGCGGGCGTCGCAGAGCGCATCATGAAAAACGCCCGGAAGTTCCCCGCGATCGAGATCTCGTGGGGTGACTTCCCCGATCGCATCGCGCCCGGCGAAAACGAGATGTGCGACGTCACCGTCCAGAACGCGGGCGGCGGCACGGCGGCCGGGATCCGGGTCACGGTCAACGGCGTCGAGATGTCGGCGACGGAGGCGTACCTCTCGGAGTCGATTACCGTTCCTGTGGGCGTCTTCGGCGCGAACGCCGACGAACTGGAGTTCACCATCGAGGTGACGTTCCCCGACGAGCCGCTACACCCCGTTCAGGCGACGCGGACGGTCGCCGTGGACAGGTAA
- a CDS encoding HAD family hydrolase — translation MDVPDDAVLFDMDGVLVDSETYWHRFEDEWVFAEAIESGDPAHEEVTGMPYYEIYDYLDETYGTAVSKDTFTAKYEERAESLYGEQVVLTDGVPALFDAIRDDGRKLAIVSSARRAWIEIVRERFALDPLDLVLSAEEIDEPGKPEPYVYEHAAAELGLDPADCVVVEDSINGINSAVRSGAFTIGFRSTHNAELDLSRADVVVESCAELRRVLEID, via the coding sequence ATGGACGTTCCCGACGACGCGGTGTTGTTCGATATGGACGGCGTATTGGTCGATTCGGAGACGTACTGGCACCGCTTCGAGGACGAGTGGGTGTTCGCCGAGGCCATCGAATCCGGGGATCCCGCTCACGAGGAAGTAACCGGGATGCCGTACTACGAGATCTACGACTATCTCGATGAGACGTACGGGACCGCCGTGAGCAAAGACACGTTCACCGCGAAGTACGAGGAGCGCGCCGAGTCGCTGTACGGCGAGCAGGTCGTGTTGACAGACGGCGTCCCGGCGCTGTTCGATGCGATCCGTGACGACGGGCGGAAACTCGCGATCGTCTCCTCCGCGCGGCGCGCGTGGATCGAAATCGTGCGCGAGCGCTTCGCTCTCGACCCGCTCGATCTCGTCTTGAGTGCCGAGGAGATCGACGAGCCCGGCAAGCCCGAACCGTACGTCTACGAGCACGCCGCCGCCGAGTTAGGGCTCGACCCCGCAGACTGCGTCGTCGTCGAGGACTCGATCAACGGCATCAACTCGGCCGTGCGCTCGGGGGCGTTCACGATCGGCTTCCGCTCGACGCACAACGCCGAGTTGGACCTCTCCCGGGCCGACGTCGTCGTTGAGAGCTGTGCGGAGTTGCGAAGAGTTCTCGAAATCGACTGA
- a CDS encoding ubiquitin-like small modifier protein 1: MQVECGFFGPFRDRVGTKTVVVDTDADAVGDLLAELEEAYPELDGQLRDGDELAGDVVVTLNGRHVQHQSGFETPLSEGDVLRVTNAVYGG, translated from the coding sequence ATGCAAGTCGAATGCGGCTTTTTCGGCCCGTTCCGCGACCGCGTCGGAACGAAGACCGTCGTCGTCGACACCGACGCCGACGCGGTCGGCGACCTCTTGGCCGAACTGGAGGAGGCGTATCCGGAACTGGACGGGCAGCTGCGAGACGGCGACGAACTGGCCGGCGATGTCGTGGTGACGCTGAACGGCCGCCACGTCCAACACCAGTCGGGGTTCGAGACGCCGCTGTCCGAGGGCGACGTGCTTCGGGTGACGAACGCCGTCTACGGCGGGTAG
- the codB gene encoding cytosine permease: MATEDDTSAWRRFVFGDEELPDPDYPLDHVPATERKGLVSISAVLLGFVFFAGTLWAGAEVGAAMGFGPMLTAMAAGYVILGVYVATLCGIAAKAGLTTVLLARYSFGRWGAKFADLILGGTQVGWFGVTIPMVAIPTATFFGLDTPTFTAALILIWGIFHLATAYFGYEGMETLSLIAVPILVGVGLLSIFIAVQDVGGLSGLFVASGAGEMGFAAAVTIVVGTFISGGTQAPNWARFASSTRVGFWAGLIAFLVGNGFLFLSGAVGGSVYSVTPAGDLYEVLAAQGLAAVGLIALILNIWTTNDNAAYAFGVAGSEAFEFDRKRPFILVGGSIGIILALVGADSLLLPWLSTLGQYVPPLGGVLIADFLLCWRMRVPKMEDVRFADVRWTGVLAYVVGAVVAVFTAGQVVPGLAAPQVIPGPVGAALNGLVAAFVAHLALYYLLETNGVVDGHDVLDDAEHL, encoded by the coding sequence ATGGCAACAGAAGACGACACGTCCGCGTGGCGACGGTTCGTGTTCGGCGACGAGGAACTTCCGGACCCCGACTATCCGCTCGATCACGTTCCGGCAACCGAACGGAAGGGACTGGTGAGCATCTCGGCGGTCCTCTTGGGGTTCGTGTTCTTCGCGGGCACGCTCTGGGCGGGCGCGGAAGTCGGCGCGGCGATGGGCTTCGGCCCGATGCTGACCGCGATGGCCGCCGGCTACGTGATCTTGGGCGTCTACGTCGCGACCCTGTGCGGGATCGCGGCGAAAGCCGGATTGACGACAGTACTTCTCGCACGCTACAGTTTCGGACGGTGGGGGGCGAAGTTCGCAGATCTCATTCTCGGCGGCACGCAGGTCGGCTGGTTCGGCGTCACGATCCCGATGGTCGCGATCCCGACGGCGACGTTCTTCGGACTCGACACGCCGACGTTCACGGCCGCACTCATTCTCATCTGGGGGATCTTCCACCTCGCGACGGCGTACTTCGGCTACGAGGGGATGGAGACGCTCTCGCTGATCGCCGTCCCGATTCTGGTCGGCGTCGGCCTGCTGTCGATCTTCATCGCCGTGCAGGACGTCGGCGGCCTCTCCGGTCTGTTCGTCGCGTCGGGCGCGGGAGAGATGGGCTTCGCCGCCGCGGTCACGATCGTCGTCGGCACGTTCATCAGCGGCGGGACGCAGGCCCCGAACTGGGCGCGCTTCGCCAGTAGCACGCGCGTCGGCTTCTGGGCGGGACTCATCGCCTTCCTCGTCGGCAACGGCTTTCTCTTTCTCTCCGGTGCGGTCGGTGGTTCCGTCTACAGCGTCACGCCCGCGGGCGACCTCTACGAGGTGCTCGCGGCGCAGGGCCTCGCCGCGGTCGGCCTGATCGCGCTGATTCTCAACATCTGGACGACGAACGACAACGCGGCGTACGCCTTCGGCGTCGCGGGAAGCGAGGCCTTCGAGTTCGACCGGAAGCGGCCCTTCATCCTCGTTGGCGGCTCGATCGGGATCATCCTCGCGCTCGTCGGTGCCGACAGCCTGCTGCTTCCGTGGCTCTCGACGCTCGGCCAGTACGTCCCGCCGCTCGGCGGCGTTCTCATCGCGGACTTCCTCCTGTGCTGGCGGATGCGCGTCCCGAAGATGGAGGACGTTCGCTTCGCGGACGTCCGCTGGACGGGCGTCCTCGCCTACGTCGTCGGCGCGGTCGTGGCAGTGTTCACCGCCGGACAGGTCGTCCCCGGGCTCGCGGCCCCACAGGTCATCCCGGGTCCCGTGGGGGCGGCGCTGAACGGTCTCGTCGCCGCCTTCGTCGCACACCTCGCCCTGTATTACCTGCTCGAAACCAACGGCGTGGTCGACGGTCACGACGTCCTCGACGACGCCGAGCACCTCTGA